The Gemmatimonas phototrophica region GTCAGGTGCGTCAGTTGGCGCGCAAGAGTGCGCTGAACGCCCGGGCTCGTGAAGGCGCGGTGATCCTGGTCGATGCGCTGAACTTCAGCGCGCCGAAGACCAAGACGATGACGGCGTTGATTGCGTCCATTGGCGCCGCGGGCAAGAAGGTGCTCGTGCTGACCGAAGGCGTGAAGCCGAATGTGTACCTGAGCGCGCGCAACATCGAGCGCGCCCATGTGATGCCGTTCAGCGATGCGAGCACCTACCACATCCTCTGGTCGGATGTCGTGGTGATCGAGTCGGCGGCGCTCACCCAGAACTCCGCGGAGGGCTAAGCGATGAGTCTTTATCGCACCATCGTGCGCCCGATCATCACGGAGCGTACCTCAGCCGCGTATCAGGATCGCGGCGAATACACGTTCGAGGTGGCGCCTACCGCTACCAAGTACGCCATCAAGGCCGCCGTCGAGCAGCTGTTCGGCGTAAAGGTTACCGGCGTCTGGACGTCCATCGCGCGCGGAAAGGCGCGCCGCGTGGGCCAGTCCATCGGTCGCCGTCCACATACCAAGAAGGCGATTGTGAAGCTGCGTGACGGCGACACCATCGCGATCTTCGAGGGCTGAGTCGCATGGGCATTCGTCAGTTCAAGCCGGTCACCAAGGGCACGCGTTTCCGCTCGGTCTCAGACTTCGCCGAGATCACGCGCAGCACCCCTGAGAAGTCGCTGCTCGAGCCGCTCAAGAAGTCGGGCGGGCGCGACAACCATGGCCACATCTCGATGCGTCGCATCGGTGGCGGCCACAAGCGCATGTACCGCATCATCGATTTCAAGCGCAACAAGCCTGGCGTGCCGGCGACGGTGGCGCACATCGAGTACGATCCGAACCGTTCGGCGCGCATCGCGCTGGTGGAGTATGCGGACGGCGAGAAGCGGTACATCCTGCATCCGAAGGGCCTCAAGCAGGGCGATACGGTGGTGTCGGGTCCGGGCAGCGATGTCCGCACCGGCAACGCGATGCCGCTCCGCGAAGTGCCGCTCGGCACGTCGGTGCACAACATCGAGCTGAAGATCGGCAAGGGCGGCCAGATGGCGCGCTCGGCCGGTGCCTTCGCCCAGGTGGTGGCGAAGGAAGGCGAGTACGTCACCCTTCGGCTTGGCTCCACCGAAATGCGCCTGGTGCACGGCAACTGCATGGCGACGATCGGAGAAGTGGGTAACTCCGAGCACGAGTTGCAGTCGCACGGCAAGGCGGGCAAGAGCCGTTGGCTCGGCAAGCGCCCCAAGGTGCGTGGTGAAGTCATGAACCCGGTGGATCACCCGCACGGTGGCCGCACGCGCGGCGGTCGTAACGTGGTGAGCCCGTGGGGTAAGAAGGAAGGCGTCAAGACGCGCAACAAGAAGAAGGCGTCAACGCGTCTCATCGTGCGCGGCCGCAAGCGCGGCCGAGCCACGCAGTAACCGCCAGGCGAGACGAGAACCGATATGTCGAGAAGCATTAAGAAGGGTCCGTTCGTCGCTGAACGCCTGGAGGCGAAGGTGGTCGCGATGAACGCCAAGAGCGAGAAGAAGGTCGTGAAGACCTGGTCGCGCGCTAGCACGATTCTGCCCGAGTTCGTCGGGCACACGTTTGCGGTGCACAACGGGAACAAGTTCATCCCGGTGTACGTGACGGAAAACATGGTTGGCCACAAGCTGGGCGAGTTTTCGCCGACGCGTCTGTTCCGCGGTCACGCGGGACAGAAGACGGACGCGAAGAAGTCTGGCGGCAAGGGAGGCAAGTAACCCATGGCCAAAGCAGCGGTGAAGACGGGGATTGAGGCGCGCGCGATTCAGCGCACCACGCGTCAGTCGCCCTACAAGATGCGGCTGGTCATTGACCAGATCCGCGGCCAGCGTGTCAACGACGCGCTCGCGCTCCTGAAGTTCTCCAAGAAGCACGCGGCCGAGCAGATTGCGAAGACGCTCAACAGTGCCGTGGCGAACGCAGAACAGTCGGCCCGTGCGGCCAACACGTCCCTCGATGTGGACATGCTGGTGATCACGAAGGCCATCGTGAACGAAGGTCCGAAACTCAAGCGTTGGACGCCGGCGGCCATGGGCCGTGCGACGCCGATGCTGAAGCGGACCAGCCATGTCGAGATCGTCGTGACGGAGGCGGTGCGCTAATGGGACAAAAGACCAATCCGATCGGCTTCCGCCTCGGCGTCACGAAGAACTGGCGCTCGACGTGGTATGCCAAGAAGGAGATGCCGGCGCTGTTGAAGGAAGACGCGCTGCTGCGGAAGTACCTGAAGGCGCGTTTGGACAACGCCGCCATTTCCGATGTCACGATTGAGCGGAAGCCGGGGAAGGTCGTGGTGACCATCCACACGGGCCGGCCGGGCGTGGTGATCGGCAAGAAGGGTGCGGAAGTGGACAAGTTGCGTGATGAGCTCACGCAGCTGACCGGCAAGGAAGTCGGCATCAACGTGGAAGAGATCAAGCGCCCGGAAGTGGAGGCGCAGCTCGTGGCCGACAACATTGCGGCGCAGCTCTCGCAGCGTATTTCGTTCCGTCGGGCGCTGAAGCGCGCGGTGCAGAGCGCGATGCGGATGGGAGCGCTGGGCATCAAGGTGAAGGCTGGCGGCCGCCTCGGCGGTGCCGAAATCGCGCGCGTGGAAGGGTACATGGAAGGCCGGGTGCCCCTTCATACGCTGCGCGCCGACATCGATTACGCGACGAGCACGGCGAGGACCACGTACGGCGCCATTGGCGTCAAGGTGTGGATCTTCAAGGGTGAAATCGTGGAAGATCGTCGCGGCAAGACCTACTCGACCGGCAACTGAGGAACTGAGAGATGCTGAGTCCGAAGCGGGTCAAATTCCGCAAGATGTTCAAGGGCCGGATGACCGGTCTGGCGCACCGTGGCGCCGAGCTGTCGTTTG contains the following coding sequences:
- a CDS encoding 50S ribosomal protein L23 → MSLYRTIVRPIITERTSAAYQDRGEYTFEVAPTATKYAIKAAVEQLFGVKVTGVWTSIARGKARRVGQSIGRRPHTKKAIVKLRDGDTIAIFEG
- the rpsS gene encoding 30S ribosomal protein S19, with protein sequence MSRSIKKGPFVAERLEAKVVAMNAKSEKKVVKTWSRASTILPEFVGHTFAVHNGNKFIPVYVTENMVGHKLGEFSPTRLFRGHAGQKTDAKKSGGKGGK
- the rpsC gene encoding 30S ribosomal protein S3; translation: MGQKTNPIGFRLGVTKNWRSTWYAKKEMPALLKEDALLRKYLKARLDNAAISDVTIERKPGKVVVTIHTGRPGVVIGKKGAEVDKLRDELTQLTGKEVGINVEEIKRPEVEAQLVADNIAAQLSQRISFRRALKRAVQSAMRMGALGIKVKAGGRLGGAEIARVEGYMEGRVPLHTLRADIDYATSTARTTYGAIGVKVWIFKGEIVEDRRGKTYSTGN
- the rplB gene encoding 50S ribosomal protein L2 codes for the protein MGIRQFKPVTKGTRFRSVSDFAEITRSTPEKSLLEPLKKSGGRDNHGHISMRRIGGGHKRMYRIIDFKRNKPGVPATVAHIEYDPNRSARIALVEYADGEKRYILHPKGLKQGDTVVSGPGSDVRTGNAMPLREVPLGTSVHNIELKIGKGGQMARSAGAFAQVVAKEGEYVTLRLGSTEMRLVHGNCMATIGEVGNSEHELQSHGKAGKSRWLGKRPKVRGEVMNPVDHPHGGRTRGGRNVVSPWGKKEGVKTRNKKKASTRLIVRGRKRGRATQ
- the rplV gene encoding 50S ribosomal protein L22; its protein translation is MEARAIQRTTRQSPYKMRLVIDQIRGQRVNDALALLKFSKKHAAEQIAKTLNSAVANAEQSARAANTSLDVDMLVITKAIVNEGPKLKRWTPAAMGRATPMLKRTSHVEIVVTEAVR